The following proteins are co-located in the Chitinivibrio alkaliphilus ACht1 genome:
- a CDS encoding glutathione peroxidase: protein MNTGFYGYTAITIYGEEVSMQTYRKQFVLVVNTASECGYTPQYAGLQTLYEKHSDSLTVLGFPCNQFGEEEPGDAESIRSGCLTTYGVTFPVFQKICVNGKNTHPLYQYLKKKCPGSNGNAIEGNFTKFLIDPMGCPMKRFSSSVTPEEIHQYLKKQGGL from the coding sequence ATGAATACTGGTTTTTATGGTTATACGGCAATTACAATTTATGGTGAAGAAGTCTCAATGCAAACCTATCGAAAGCAGTTTGTCCTTGTAGTTAATACTGCCAGCGAGTGTGGATATACTCCTCAGTATGCTGGATTACAAACTCTCTATGAAAAACATAGTGATAGTCTTACGGTGTTGGGCTTTCCTTGTAATCAGTTTGGAGAGGAAGAGCCGGGAGATGCTGAGTCTATACGGTCTGGTTGTTTAACCACCTATGGCGTTACCTTTCCTGTCTTTCAGAAGATTTGTGTAAACGGGAAGAATACTCATCCTCTGTATCAGTATTTAAAGAAGAAATGTCCGGGAAGTAATGGTAATGCCATAGAAGGTAATTTTACGAAGTTTCTTATAGACCCAATGGGATGTCCCATGAAGCGTTTTTCTTCCTCTGTTACCCCCGAAGAGATACATCAGTATCTTAAAAAACAGGGCGGATTATAG
- a CDS encoding glycine hydroxymethyltransferase, with protein sequence MSALNQYLQKTAGTDLDPGMVAYVANLEKTAQVAPEIAASIVNELEDQRSKLKLIASENYCSLSTQLTMGNLLTDKYAEGFPYSRFYEGCHNIDIIEASAAQKACDLFGADHAYVQAHSGADANMVAFWGILNARIGTPALEALGVKNPMAISQQEWNSIRSALGNQRLLGLDLAAGGHLTHGYRFNVSGKMFDAYSYGVSEEDHLLDYDAIEAQAREIQPLIILAGYSAYPRKINFKRFREIADAVGAVLMVDMAHFAGLVAGKVFTGDYNPVPHAHVVTSTTHKTLRGPRGGLVLSTKEFAPHMDKGCPLVLGGPLSHVMAAKAVAFTEALQPEFQNYAQSIVDNASHFAHTCMKQGIEVVSGGTDNHLFLINTRASFDLTGRQAAAALAECGITLNKNAIPFDPLSPMITSGLRIGTAAITSLGMGTTEMEEITDIIAYILKNTSPGVVQSGKNAGKPSKIEYELPAEVQTTAQKRVSTLLSQFVLYPELDLQFLKEAFGA encoded by the coding sequence ATGTCTGCCTTGAACCAGTATCTGCAAAAAACAGCAGGAACCGACCTGGACCCCGGCATGGTTGCCTATGTAGCCAACCTTGAAAAAACCGCACAGGTGGCACCGGAAATAGCCGCTTCCATAGTGAATGAGTTGGAAGACCAGCGAAGCAAACTCAAGCTTATTGCCAGTGAAAATTACTGCTCCTTATCGACACAATTAACCATGGGAAATCTCCTTACGGACAAATATGCCGAAGGCTTTCCCTATTCGCGCTTCTACGAAGGGTGTCACAACATAGATATCATTGAGGCATCTGCGGCGCAAAAGGCCTGTGATCTCTTTGGAGCTGACCACGCCTATGTACAAGCCCATAGTGGTGCTGATGCAAACATGGTGGCTTTCTGGGGTATTCTTAATGCGCGTATCGGCACGCCAGCCCTTGAAGCTCTGGGAGTTAAAAACCCCATGGCCATATCGCAGCAGGAGTGGAATAGCATTCGTTCTGCCTTGGGTAACCAGCGTCTTCTTGGATTAGACCTAGCCGCAGGGGGCCATTTGACTCATGGCTACCGGTTTAACGTATCGGGAAAGATGTTTGATGCATATAGCTACGGCGTTTCAGAGGAAGACCATCTTCTTGATTACGATGCCATAGAAGCACAAGCACGTGAAATACAACCATTGATTATTCTTGCGGGATATTCTGCGTACCCGCGGAAGATAAATTTTAAGCGTTTTCGTGAAATTGCTGATGCAGTGGGAGCAGTGCTCATGGTTGACATGGCCCACTTTGCGGGACTTGTGGCGGGAAAAGTGTTTACAGGAGACTACAATCCTGTTCCGCATGCCCACGTGGTCACATCAACAACCCATAAAACCCTGCGCGGCCCCCGAGGTGGTTTGGTCCTTTCTACAAAGGAATTTGCCCCGCACATGGATAAGGGGTGCCCCTTGGTTCTTGGCGGACCGCTTTCGCATGTCATGGCAGCAAAAGCCGTGGCCTTTACAGAGGCGCTTCAGCCGGAATTTCAGAACTATGCTCAATCCATTGTAGATAATGCGTCTCATTTTGCGCATACCTGCATGAAACAGGGGATTGAAGTTGTTTCCGGCGGTACAGACAACCATCTCTTTCTGATAAACACGCGTGCCTCTTTCGACCTTACGGGACGGCAAGCTGCAGCGGCCCTTGCAGAATGCGGTATTACCCTCAATAAGAATGCAATCCCCTTTGATCCTCTCAGCCCCATGATTACCAGCGGCCTCCGTATTGGTACTGCAGCCATAACATCTTTGGGTATGGGCACGACAGAAATGGAAGAAATTACAGACATTATTGCATATATCCTCAAAAACACTTCTCCCGGGGTGGTGCAATCGGGGAAAAATGCGGGAAAACCGAGTAAGATTGAATACGAACTCCCTGCAGAGGTGCAAACAACTGCTCAGAAACGCGTATCAACTCTTCTCTCTCAGTTTGTCCTATATCCTGAGCTTGATCTTCAGTTTTTAAAAGAAGCATTCGGGGCATAA
- a CDS encoding metallophosphoesterase family protein produces MEKYAVISDIHSNSPALSAVLHEIQQEGVTQIYNLGDSLGYHTMPNETIFLLQEHRVRSLLGNHDHAILTKQFSPQTTPDIFSWTWHTLTRKNHSWLAMLPQSIRFIWHGATFFLCHGSPESMEEYCHAGTPYTRTMAELIDADYLLCGHTHIPYSERYGATAVINPGSVGKPKHGSPHASWVLLTADSHQIIPTFRQTPYPISVITKSLNDHGFSRYIKHLETGCS; encoded by the coding sequence ATGGAAAAATACGCAGTTATTTCAGACATTCATAGTAATAGTCCTGCCCTTTCTGCGGTGCTTCATGAAATACAGCAAGAGGGAGTCACTCAAATTTATAATCTGGGTGACTCCTTGGGGTATCATACCATGCCCAATGAAACCATATTTCTTCTCCAGGAGCATAGGGTCCGCTCTCTTCTGGGAAATCATGACCATGCCATTCTTACAAAACAGTTTTCACCCCAAACCACTCCCGATATCTTTTCATGGACGTGGCATACTCTCACAAGAAAAAATCATTCGTGGCTGGCGATGTTACCTCAATCCATTCGCTTTATTTGGCACGGAGCTACATTTTTTCTCTGCCATGGTTCACCAGAGTCAATGGAAGAGTATTGTCATGCCGGCACCCCTTATACAAGAACCATGGCTGAGCTGATTGATGCTGATTATCTTCTCTGTGGGCACACACACATACCTTATTCCGAAAGATACGGTGCGACCGCGGTGATAAACCCCGGAAGCGTGGGAAAACCGAAACATGGCTCCCCCCATGCCTCATGGGTATTGCTCACCGCAGATTCACACCAGATAATCCCAACCTTTCGCCAAACCCCATACCCTATTTCTGTCATCACTAAATCACTCAACGACCATGGATTTTCGCGCTATATCAAACATCTTGAAACAGGGTGCTCATAA
- the metK gene encoding methionine adenosyltransferase, which yields MGILFTSESVSQGHPDKVADQISDAILDAMLAQDPHSRVACETMVTTGLVIIAGEVTTTAIVDIQDVVRNTIKEIGYTDPAIGFDYENCAVMVTLDKQSPDISQGVTKGEGLFAEQGAGDQGMMFGYACKETPELMPLAIHMSHRLVEKVASLRETGVLPYLRPDTKSQVTVEYDDDGLTPRRVDAVVISTQHTEDVSHEQIEKDMIEKVISQVIPASYLDENTKYFINPTGRFVIGGPKGDCGLTGRKIIVDTYGGYGAHGGGAFSGKDPSKVDRSAAYATRWVAKNIVAAGLATHCEVQVAYAIGVAEPMSLTVNTYGTGTVSDAEIIAAVQRVFDLRPAAIISALNLQRPIFRETARNGHFGREDAHFTWEKTDKAEALKQALA from the coding sequence GTGGGAATTCTCTTCACCTCTGAAAGTGTGTCACAAGGTCACCCGGATAAAGTTGCAGATCAAATATCAGATGCCATCCTCGATGCGATGCTTGCTCAGGATCCCCATTCACGTGTTGCTTGCGAGACCATGGTAACTACCGGTCTTGTTATTATTGCTGGTGAAGTAACTACTACGGCTATCGTGGACATACAGGATGTGGTCCGAAATACCATTAAGGAAATCGGCTATACCGACCCTGCCATTGGCTTCGATTATGAAAACTGTGCCGTCATGGTTACCCTTGACAAGCAGTCTCCTGATATCTCCCAAGGGGTAACCAAAGGAGAAGGGCTTTTCGCAGAACAGGGCGCTGGTGATCAGGGTATGATGTTTGGCTATGCCTGTAAAGAAACTCCCGAACTTATGCCCCTGGCCATTCATATGTCTCATCGATTGGTTGAGAAGGTTGCATCCTTGCGTGAAACAGGAGTCCTTCCGTACCTCCGCCCTGACACAAAATCACAGGTTACCGTAGAGTATGATGACGATGGACTTACACCACGACGGGTTGATGCAGTTGTTATTTCAACGCAACATACAGAAGACGTTTCACATGAGCAAATTGAAAAAGATATGATTGAAAAGGTGATTTCTCAAGTGATCCCCGCATCCTATCTCGATGAAAACACCAAATACTTCATTAATCCCACAGGACGATTTGTTATTGGCGGCCCAAAGGGAGATTGTGGGCTCACCGGACGTAAGATTATTGTTGACACTTACGGTGGCTATGGTGCTCATGGGGGCGGTGCCTTCTCTGGAAAAGATCCATCTAAAGTGGACAGATCAGCCGCATATGCAACTCGATGGGTTGCTAAAAACATTGTCGCCGCTGGTCTGGCTACACACTGTGAAGTGCAAGTAGCCTATGCCATTGGCGTGGCAGAACCCATGTCACTTACGGTAAATACCTACGGCACCGGAACAGTGTCTGATGCGGAAATTATTGCGGCGGTACAGCGCGTATTTGACCTTCGCCCTGCTGCCATTATTTCTGCTTTGAATCTCCAACGCCCCATTTTTCGTGAAACTGCACGGAATGGTCACTTCGGTCGGGAAGATGCCCATTTTACGTGGGAGAAAACTGATAAGGCAGAAGCTCTGAAACAAGCTCTCGCGTAA
- the phnE gene encoding phosphonate ABC transporter, permease protein PhnE — MRNSKSALTYLPPRWKWPSLFSCIVGSIFLVFFVTGFLSANITISRLSSGVGNLITFLSRAIPPDVTRVTALSGSILQTFQMVIVGTFSGIVCSLPIALIASKKTSPFTALRYSVRAIVSTMRTVPDLIWALIFVISVGLGPLAGILAIMVDTIGFCGRFFAERIDEVDQGPIHALESTGAGRCGVIAGAVLPLSFPSMVATSLYSVEKGIRSAVVLGLVGAGGIGVELSTAMSLRRFDEAMMIILLILVVVLVVEQVSNKIRTKVL; from the coding sequence ATGCGTAACAGCAAATCTGCCCTTACATACCTACCACCGCGCTGGAAATGGCCCTCTCTCTTTTCTTGTATTGTGGGGAGTATCTTTCTCGTATTTTTTGTTACGGGATTTCTTTCCGCAAATATAACAATTTCCCGTCTCAGTAGTGGTGTAGGGAATCTTATTACATTTCTGAGCCGCGCAATACCGCCAGATGTAACCCGGGTCACAGCTCTGAGCGGCAGTATTTTACAAACATTTCAAATGGTGATCGTAGGAACATTCTCCGGAATCGTATGTAGCCTCCCCATTGCACTTATCGCCTCAAAAAAGACAAGTCCCTTCACGGCTCTTCGCTATAGCGTTCGTGCCATCGTCTCTACCATGCGCACCGTCCCTGATCTCATCTGGGCACTCATTTTTGTCATATCAGTTGGCCTTGGACCGCTTGCAGGAATACTGGCTATTATGGTAGATACGATCGGATTTTGCGGACGTTTTTTTGCAGAGCGTATTGACGAAGTTGACCAAGGGCCAATTCACGCCCTTGAATCTACTGGTGCAGGCCGATGCGGAGTTATTGCCGGAGCAGTGCTTCCCCTAAGCTTTCCTTCAATGGTAGCAACCAGTCTATATTCTGTTGAAAAGGGTATACGCTCTGCCGTAGTCTTAGGACTTGTTGGAGCCGGTGGTATCGGTGTGGAATTAAGTACCGCCATGTCATTACGTCGGTTTGATGAAGCGATGATGATTATCTTGCTTATTCTTGTGGTGGTACTTGTGGTGGAACAAGTGTCAAATAAAATACGAACGAAGGTCCTCTAA
- the phnC gene encoding phosphonate ABC transporter ATP-binding protein, protein MTQITIDTVSKTYPNGTKALKEVSCTISPGEAVILLGHNGSGKSTLFKCLGGFEPITGGTIHIGDTEISHLSFSQRRPFRKKMGTIFQHFHLIPTLSVLQNVLFGTLGETSFVFPALAPFASQETREKALHCLERVNLAEYAGTRSDELSGGQKQRVAIARMLMQDPEIVLADEPIASLDPRAGHEVMELLWEIVSERNLTLICVLHQIEIAKQFGDRVIALKHGSIISDTRVNTLDEDFLSFLYRTEAVHMTKDERVFNHGKECQYA, encoded by the coding sequence ATGACACAAATTACGATTGACACTGTATCAAAAACATACCCAAACGGAACAAAAGCTTTAAAGGAAGTGTCTTGCACTATATCTCCTGGAGAAGCAGTAATCCTTTTAGGTCATAATGGTTCAGGAAAGTCAACCCTCTTTAAGTGCCTCGGAGGGTTTGAGCCGATTACAGGAGGAACCATTCATATTGGTGATACAGAAATAAGCCACCTTTCCTTTTCTCAGCGTCGTCCGTTTCGCAAGAAAATGGGAACCATATTCCAACATTTTCATTTAATTCCAACCCTTTCCGTATTACAAAATGTCCTCTTTGGAACCCTCGGTGAAACCTCCTTTGTCTTTCCAGCCCTCGCTCCCTTTGCGTCACAAGAAACGCGTGAAAAGGCACTGCACTGTCTGGAACGGGTGAATTTAGCAGAATATGCCGGAACCAGATCTGATGAGTTATCAGGAGGACAAAAACAGCGTGTCGCCATTGCACGTATGCTGATGCAAGATCCTGAAATTGTCTTAGCAGATGAACCCATTGCAAGCCTTGACCCTCGTGCGGGGCATGAGGTTATGGAGTTACTATGGGAAATTGTTTCGGAACGAAACCTTACTCTTATCTGCGTACTTCACCAAATTGAGATTGCAAAACAGTTTGGAGACCGCGTTATTGCCCTAAAGCACGGTTCAATTATCAGCGATACCCGTGTAAACACCTTAGACGAAGACTTCCTTTCCTTCTTATATCGTACTGAGGCGGTTCATATGACGAAAGATGAGCGTGTATTCAACCATGGAAAGGAATGTCAATATGCGTAA
- the phnD gene encoding phosphate/phosphite/phosphonate ABC transporter substrate-binding protein, giving the protein MRSYYDYDVQENLPLFFCVFIYTLLFSACSSDSSPKKIRFAVNGIEGMEELQRRYSDFQELLSERMGVEFELFPLSDRTVVVTAMEFDQVDVALIGPADYVQMKGAVPDLEISAAIQRDMYHACFIVRKDSPLKTLDDLRGKRLSLKEPGSGSGHIAPSSILIENNFDLDRDLDILFLGDAAPAAVQSGEVDAMADGIRVYNRLVEEDGPGVWRLLHEGPPLPQDPFVVNPNLPEDFKQEFARLLLDDQEEILNTILQNEANRKYNNASIVSIDDSDFDIMRETYRVLGIDLN; this is encoded by the coding sequence ATAAGGAGTTATTATGACTACGACGTACAAGAAAACCTTCCTCTTTTTTTCTGTGTATTTATCTATACACTGCTCTTTTCTGCATGTTCTTCCGATTCATCTCCAAAGAAAATACGCTTTGCCGTGAACGGTATTGAAGGTATGGAAGAGCTGCAGCGACGATACAGTGATTTTCAAGAACTCTTATCAGAGCGCATGGGAGTGGAATTTGAGTTATTTCCCTTATCAGACAGAACCGTTGTGGTCACGGCCATGGAGTTTGACCAAGTTGATGTGGCTCTCATTGGACCAGCAGACTATGTTCAAATGAAAGGCGCTGTCCCAGACTTGGAAATTTCTGCGGCCATTCAGCGAGACATGTACCATGCCTGTTTTATCGTTCGCAAAGACAGCCCTCTGAAAACTCTTGACGACCTTCGAGGAAAACGCCTTTCTCTCAAAGAGCCCGGTTCTGGTTCTGGGCATATTGCTCCCAGTTCAATTCTCATAGAAAACAATTTTGACCTTGACAGAGACCTAGATATTCTTTTTCTCGGAGATGCTGCACCAGCAGCAGTACAAAGCGGTGAAGTTGATGCCATGGCAGATGGTATTAGAGTATATAATAGATTGGTAGAAGAGGATGGGCCGGGGGTGTGGAGACTTCTTCATGAAGGTCCTCCACTTCCGCAAGACCCCTTTGTAGTAAATCCAAATCTTCCTGAAGACTTTAAGCAGGAATTTGCCCGTCTTCTTCTTGACGATCAAGAAGAAATATTAAATACAATACTTCAAAATGAAGCTAATAGGAAATATAATAATGCCAGTATTGTGTCTATTGATGACAGTGATTTTGACATCATGCGAGAAACATATCGCGTACTTGGTATAGACTTAAACTAA
- a CDS encoding glycosyltransferase, producing the protein MCILLYTGRISKDKNIDFLINVFRQYILKNPKTALFMIGDGPYRKYCEEVLSGYTTAFFPGRLPRKLLQTYYSAADFFLFPSTTDTFGMSVLEALSCGLPTLCSPIGGPAELVRNRELCATLPLEEDRWVKKIDQQWKQYSDRSITQVRQSCAHNMSLERGWEEVVRNYSFVREQLWCTQTKKESLIKA; encoded by the coding sequence ATGTGCATTCTTCTGTATACCGGGCGGATATCAAAGGATAAAAATATTGATTTCCTGATTAATGTGTTTCGTCAATACATCCTAAAAAATCCCAAAACCGCCCTTTTTATGATTGGAGACGGCCCGTACCGAAAGTACTGCGAGGAAGTTCTTTCCGGCTACACCACCGCCTTTTTCCCCGGCAGGCTGCCTCGAAAACTCCTGCAAACCTACTATAGCGCTGCCGATTTTTTCCTCTTTCCAAGTACCACCGACACCTTTGGAATGTCCGTCCTTGAAGCCTTATCCTGCGGTCTTCCCACCCTTTGTTCTCCCATTGGTGGTCCTGCAGAACTGGTGAGAAATAGAGAACTGTGTGCAACCCTTCCCTTAGAAGAAGACCGTTGGGTAAAAAAAATAGATCAGCAGTGGAAACAATACTCAGATCGTTCTATAACACAGGTGCGACAGAGCTGTGCTCATAATATGAGTTTAGAACGGGGATGGGAAGAGGTGGTGCGTAACTACTCCTTTGTACGAGAACAGCTCTGGTGCACACAAACAAAAAAGGAATCTCTCATAAAGGCCTAA
- a CDS encoding glycosyl transferase group 1: protein MKADLHCHSQYSKHPSDWFLQRIGSAESYTTPDQIYHRMKERGMDFFAITDHNTMEGSLQLHEAYPETVIRGVESTAYFPEDQCKVHILIYDIGIEEFLRIESLRTNIYLLQDYLVESEIPHAVAHATFSVNGTLTKDHVERLLLLFSLFETRNGSRTEDANHGLSYLLNNLTPLHMDQLSQKHGLSPVNETPWIKGEIGGSDDHSGLYLGETYTEIPHVKNVQEFIQMLRQGSCLAQGRHSDFRSLTFHFYKVAVDFSSHRSPAASQGFLSSIGEYLSTGKPFGLRDKLNLSKIKNSAVKEHLRPFFAKGNKNSTMTERRDLLYTTLTNITDDLIQDIFTSLIEKVYAGDVIGLMRSISSLIPPTFLCAPFFSSLKYHYKDKKILTDLLQSLHIAQREHTRILWFTDTLFELNGPAESVKQIVQAAQKIDEVELILVTTATENETCEDVPPNTILLPACFSMEMPHYKDILLRIPSLLKTIEKIDALNAHALVLSTPGPLGLIAHMIGRVSSLPIHGIYHTDFAEQAYAIT from the coding sequence ATGAAAGCAGACCTACACTGTCATAGTCAGTATTCAAAACACCCATCGGACTGGTTCTTGCAAAGAATCGGTTCTGCAGAATCATATACGACCCCGGACCAAATATATCATCGTATGAAAGAACGAGGTATGGACTTTTTTGCCATAACTGACCATAATACCATGGAAGGGTCTCTTCAATTGCATGAAGCATACCCTGAAACGGTGATCCGCGGGGTTGAATCTACAGCGTATTTCCCCGAAGATCAATGTAAAGTACATATCCTTATCTACGACATAGGCATTGAGGAATTTCTGCGGATAGAATCTCTTCGTACGAATATCTACCTCTTACAAGACTACCTTGTAGAATCAGAAATCCCGCATGCAGTGGCACATGCAACGTTTTCTGTAAATGGCACCTTAACAAAAGACCATGTGGAACGGCTCCTGCTCCTTTTTTCTCTTTTTGAGACTCGAAACGGCAGTAGAACAGAAGATGCAAACCACGGGCTCTCGTACCTTTTAAACAACCTCACCCCACTCCATATGGATCAACTCTCTCAGAAACATGGTCTTTCACCAGTAAACGAAACGCCATGGATAAAAGGCGAGATTGGCGGATCTGACGACCACTCTGGTCTCTACCTCGGGGAGACATACACAGAAATACCACACGTAAAAAACGTACAGGAATTTATCCAGATGTTACGACAGGGATCTTGCCTTGCCCAAGGGCGTCACTCTGATTTTCGTTCTCTTACGTTTCACTTCTATAAAGTTGCGGTCGATTTTTCAAGTCATCGTTCTCCCGCAGCATCCCAGGGGTTTTTGTCCTCCATCGGAGAGTATCTATCCACAGGCAAGCCCTTCGGATTGCGCGATAAGCTGAATCTCAGTAAGATAAAAAATTCTGCCGTGAAAGAACATCTCCGTCCTTTTTTTGCAAAAGGAAACAAAAACTCCACCATGACCGAACGGAGAGATCTACTTTATACAACCCTTACCAATATCACCGATGATCTGATACAGGACATCTTTACTTCGCTTATAGAAAAAGTGTATGCAGGAGATGTGATAGGACTCATGAGAAGTATCTCTTCACTCATTCCACCAACATTCTTATGTGCCCCCTTTTTCTCATCCCTCAAATATCATTATAAGGACAAAAAAATTCTTACGGATTTGCTTCAAAGCCTCCACATTGCACAACGTGAACACACACGAATTCTCTGGTTTACGGACACCCTCTTTGAGCTTAACGGCCCCGCAGAAAGTGTAAAACAGATTGTGCAGGCTGCACAAAAGATAGATGAAGTAGAGCTCATTCTTGTAACAACAGCAACGGAGAACGAAACCTGTGAAGATGTGCCTCCAAACACCATTCTTCTTCCCGCCTGTTTCTCCATGGAGATGCCCCACTATAAAGATATCCTGCTCCGCATCCCTTCACTGCTTAAGACCATTGAAAAAATCGATGCTCTCAATGCTCATGCCTTGGTTTTATCCACCCCAGGGCCCCTCGGGCTTATTGCTCATATGATCGGCCGCGTATCATCCCTGCCCATACACGGAATTTATCATACCGACTTTGCCGAACAAGCCTACGCCATTACCTAA